In a single window of the Gammaproteobacteria bacterium genome:
- a CDS encoding antiporter: MADLKEWNPEDPDFWESKGKKIANRNLWISIPSLLCGFAIWLYWGIITVQMLNLGFPFAKAELFTLAAIAGLTGATLRIPSSFFIRIAGGRNTIFFTTALLMIPAVGTGIALQDKNTPLWVFQFLAFLSGFGGGNFASSMSNISFFFPKRMQGLALGLNAGLGNAGVTTMQILVPLVMTFGIFGGSSMILENTSGTLIGKIPAGAETWIHNAGYVWLVILIPLAFVGWFGMNNIRTEEVSPQIGSPIGAFSKITAMLLIGFLTAAAGLYVILPAPTGLGAPDWTKWPVIAAILFGTVMLLKMIPGEIKPNLQRQFKIFGNKHTWVMSVIYTMTFGSFIGYSAGFALAIKVVFGFQHVMVDGVMTHNIANANGPSALMYAWMGPFIGALIRPLGGWIADKVGGAKVTQVVSIVMIVSALGVAYFLKLAYVSETPEEYFVPFFLLFLVLFAATGIGNGSTFRTIAMVFPKEQAGPALGWTSAVAAYGAFVIPKVFGEQIKAATPEFALYGFALFYFICLLLNWWYYLGPKADIKNP; this comes from the coding sequence ATGGCAGATTTAAAAGAATGGAATCCCGAAGATCCTGACTTTTGGGAATCAAAAGGGAAAAAAATAGCGAACCGGAATTTGTGGATTTCAATCCCGAGTTTACTTTGCGGTTTTGCCATTTGGTTGTACTGGGGAATCATCACTGTGCAGATGCTCAACCTGGGATTTCCATTTGCCAAAGCCGAACTGTTTACCCTGGCTGCCATCGCCGGTTTAACCGGTGCGACATTGCGTATTCCCAGCAGTTTTTTTATTCGTATCGCTGGTGGTCGCAATACTATTTTCTTTACTACTGCATTGCTTATGATCCCTGCGGTCGGTACCGGCATTGCCCTGCAGGATAAAAACACACCCTTGTGGGTCTTTCAATTTCTAGCATTTTTATCCGGTTTCGGAGGCGGCAACTTTGCTTCATCCATGTCCAATATCAGTTTCTTTTTTCCAAAGCGCATGCAGGGTCTTGCCTTGGGGTTAAATGCTGGATTAGGAAATGCCGGTGTGACCACCATGCAGATCCTGGTGCCACTGGTCATGACGTTCGGAATATTTGGCGGCTCTTCAATGATATTGGAGAACACGTCCGGCACATTGATCGGTAAAATACCTGCCGGAGCGGAAACCTGGATTCATAATGCGGGTTATGTCTGGTTGGTTATTCTTATTCCTTTGGCATTTGTGGGTTGGTTCGGTATGAATAATATCCGCACTGAAGAAGTCTCTCCGCAAATAGGATCTCCCATCGGTGCTTTCTCAAAAATTACCGCTATGCTGTTAATCGGTTTTCTGACAGCCGCGGCGGGTCTTTATGTGATTCTACCTGCGCCCACCGGCTTGGGTGCACCAGACTGGACCAAGTGGCCCGTTATCGCCGCCATTCTGTTTGGTACGGTGATGTTGTTAAAAATGATTCCAGGAGAGATTAAGCCAAATCTTCAACGCCAGTTCAAAATTTTCGGAAACAAGCACACTTGGGTCATGAGTGTTATTTACACCATGACCTTTGGCAGTTTTATTGGATATTCCGCCGGATTTGCATTGGCGATCAAAGTGGTATTTGGATTTCAGCATGTAATGGTTGACGGGGTGATGACACATAACATCGCTAACGCCAATGGGCCGTCTGCTCTGATGTATGCTTGGATGGGCCCGTTCATCGGTGCATTGATTCGTCCGCTGGGTGGTTGGATCGCTGATAAAGTGGGTGGAGCAAAAGTTACTCAGGTCGTTTCTATTGTAATGATCGTTAGTGCGCTTGGGGTAGCTTATTTTCTCAAGCTTGCGTATGTGTCAGAAACTCCGGAGGAATATTTTGTTCCATTCTTTTTGTTGTTCCTGGTTCTGTTTGCGGCGACAGGCATTGGTAATGGATCAACGTTTCGTACCATCGCCATGGTGTTTCCTAAAGAGCAAGCCGGTCCCGCGCTGGGCTGGACATCGGCCGTGGCAGCATATGGTGCTTTTGTTATTCCCAAGGTGTTTGGTGAGCAGATTAAAGCAGCAACACCGGAATTTGCTTTATACGGATTCGCCTTGTTTTATTTCATTTGTCTGTTGTTAAACTGGTGGTATTACCTAGGACCCAAAGCCGATATCAAAAATCCATAG
- a CDS encoding NarK family nitrate/nitrite MFS transporter — MFTVLIFIIGIAQGIGKASVYRSLADYYPTSMGSVGGLVGVIGGLGGFTLPIMFGIAADIIGVRSSCFMLMYIVLAGIMIWTWSAARAEREAILEEKGDLRKELARDGILFTRERKLWLNDWRPEDDEFWNTTGRNIAYRNLWFSMPALLLSFAVWVVWSVVVVELPRVGFQFSTSELFWLAALPGLSGAVLRMLYSFMVPIFGGRNWAVFSTISLLIPVMWIGVAVQNPNTNYAVFVVISLLCGVGGGNFSSSMGNISFFFPKRVQGAVLGLNAGVGNLGVALAQAVVPLVIYSGAFFILEGSAQIVTQDGKEQLIWLQNSGYIWVPFILLAAVGQWFGMNNIRHVQATFAEQATIFKRKHAWLGGWLYTGTFGSFIGFAIGFPMLLATQFPDSHMVNYAFIGPLLGALTRPLGGWMSDRIGGASLTFWNFSVMVLAIIGVLMALPAASGSGSATGFYIMFLILFSTAGLGNGSVYRMVPIVFRTIHQRWSEGQDDARRFSAMRQAESESAVALGFTSSIAAFGGFFIPIALATSTTLFGNPFAAMIIFGVFYLSCMWATWTWYYGKGAEVPC, encoded by the coding sequence ATGTTCACCGTGCTGATTTTCATAATCGGCATAGCTCAGGGTATAGGCAAAGCCAGCGTTTATCGAAGCCTGGCTGATTATTATCCCACCAGTATGGGTTCGGTGGGAGGATTGGTTGGCGTTATTGGCGGCCTGGGTGGTTTCACCTTACCGATCATGTTTGGTATTGCCGCTGACATCATTGGAGTACGAAGCAGTTGCTTTATGTTGATGTATATTGTCTTGGCGGGGATCATGATCTGGACTTGGTCAGCCGCCAGGGCAGAACGCGAAGCCATACTAGAAGAAAAAGGCGACCTGCGAAAGGAACTGGCACGCGATGGTATCCTGTTTACACGGGAAAGAAAACTATGGCTCAACGACTGGCGGCCGGAAGACGACGAGTTCTGGAATACCACTGGACGCAATATTGCTTATCGAAATCTGTGGTTCTCAATGCCGGCACTGCTGCTTTCCTTTGCAGTTTGGGTGGTATGGAGTGTGGTTGTAGTGGAATTACCGCGTGTAGGCTTTCAGTTCAGCACCAGTGAGTTGTTTTGGCTCGCGGCATTACCCGGATTGTCGGGCGCCGTCCTGCGAATGTTGTATTCCTTTATGGTGCCGATATTCGGTGGCCGCAATTGGGCGGTGTTTAGTACTATTTCTTTGTTGATACCCGTCATGTGGATTGGTGTCGCTGTTCAAAACCCCAATACCAATTATGCTGTTTTTGTTGTCATTTCCTTACTCTGTGGTGTTGGCGGCGGTAACTTTTCATCAAGTATGGGAAACATCAGTTTCTTTTTTCCGAAGCGGGTGCAAGGTGCCGTTTTAGGCCTTAACGCAGGTGTCGGTAATCTGGGTGTTGCCTTGGCTCAAGCGGTTGTTCCCCTGGTAATTTACAGTGGCGCGTTTTTCATTCTGGAAGGCAGTGCCCAAATAGTGACACAAGACGGTAAAGAACAGTTGATCTGGTTACAGAATTCGGGATACATCTGGGTGCCGTTTATCCTTCTTGCAGCAGTGGGTCAGTGGTTCGGAATGAATAACATTCGCCACGTACAGGCTACTTTTGCTGAACAGGCAACCATTTTCAAACGCAAGCATGCTTGGTTGGGTGGTTGGTTATACACGGGGACTTTCGGCTCCTTTATTGGATTTGCAATAGGCTTCCCAATGTTATTGGCAACCCAATTTCCGGACTCCCATATGGTTAATTATGCATTCATCGGCCCTCTTTTGGGGGCTTTGACCCGCCCATTGGGTGGCTGGATGTCGGACCGTATAGGTGGGGCCAGCCTGACTTTTTGGAATTTCAGCGTAATGGTGCTGGCCATAATCGGTGTTTTGATGGCGCTCCCGGCAGCTTCCGGCAGTGGCAGTGCAACCGGCTTTTACATCATGTTTCTGATCCTGTTCTCCACAGCCGGATTGGGTAACGGTTCGGTCTATCGCATGGTTCCGATTGTTTTTCGTACTATTCACCAACGTTGGTCGGAAGGCCAGGATGATGCAAGAAGGTTTTCAGCTATGCGCCAAGCGGAGAGCGAATCTGCAGTTGCGTTGGGATTCACATCTTCGATAGCAGCCTTTGGTGGATTCTTTATCCCCATCGCGCTGGCTACATCCACCACGCTATTTGGCAATCCGTTTGCTGCCATGATTATTTTCGGAGTGTTTTACCTGAGTTGTATGTGGGCTACTTGGACCTGGTATTACGGAAAAGGTGCTGAAGTACCGTGCTGA